The DNA sequence CACACCACCGCCTACGACCTCACCATCACCGCCACCGTGCCGGACCTGGGCTCGATCACCGCGCCGACGCTCGTGCTGGACAGCAGGGGCAGCGACGAACGCCTGCGCGGGTGGGCCGACGGCGTGGCCGAACGCCTGCCGAACGCCCGCCGCCGGACCCTGGACGGTGACTGGCACGGCGTCGCGCCGAACGTGCTCGCCGGCGCGCTCGCCGAGCACTTCAGCTGACCGAGTACCCCACCACGCCGTCGGCGTCCGCGACGGCGGTGAGCAGACCGCGGTGCACCAGCACGTCGAGGTGCGCGGCCGTCTCACCCGTGGCCAGCACCTGGTTGAACAGGTCGAGGTCGGCGAAGGGCCGGTTGCGGCGCGTCCAGCCCAGCCCGCGCGCGGTCTCGAACGCCGTGCCGGTGCCCGCGCGCACGGCGTCCAGCGTGGCCGCCAAGCGGTCTTCGTGGTGCGCGAGCAGCGCGTCCACCCTGGCGTGGCTCGACTCGGTGACGGGGCCGTGGGCGGGCAGCAGCCGCAGGTCCGGGAACTCGCGGACCAGGCGCAGCGAGTCCAGGTAGTCGCCCAGCGGCAGCGCGGGCCGGGCGGGTTCGAAGCCGATCGACGGGGTGATGTGCGGCAGCACGTGATCGCCCGCGAACAGCAACGACGAGTCGACGTCCACGAACACGACGTGGCCGCGCGTGTGGCCGGGCGTCGGCAGGACCCGCAACACCCGCTTCTCCAGGGCCAGCTCGGAGTCGTGGAGCCACTCGTCGGGCTCCTCGTAGTCGCGCAGCTCGGCCTCGCCGATCGACTCCACCACGGCGCGCCACCGCTCGGCCAGGTGCGGCGCGCCCCACCCGGTCAAATCGCGGAAGCCGTCACGGCGGCGACCGATGACCTTCGCCAGCGACGGCTGCTCCCCCGCGCCCAGCGCGATCTTCGTGCCGAACCGGCGGCGCAGGGCCACGGCCATCGTGTAGTGGTCGCGGTGCACGTGGGTGACCAGGAAGCGGCGCACGTCCTCGAAGCCGTGACCCAGCGTCCCCAGCGCCGACTCCAGCGCCGTCTCGCCCGCCTCCAGCGCCCAGCCGGAGTCGACCAGGACGAGGCCGTCGCCGTCCTCGATCGCGTACACGTTGACGGTGTGCAGCCCGTCGTTGGGCAAGGGCAGCGGAATCCGGTGCACACCGGGCGCGACCTCGAAGACTCCGGGTTCGGTCCACTCCATCCCCGGATACTACTTGCCGGTAACCTCGGCCTGGCCGGTCCGGGTGGCGCCCGCGGGTTCGCGCCCGGCCGCCGCCCGCACCACGAACGGGACCACCAGCAGCGTGAGCAGCGCCAACGCCGGGTACGCCCAGCCGATCGCGGACAGCCACCCCGGCCTCGGGATCGTCCAGATCGTGGGCTGCCGGTCGAGCTGGAACGCGATCACGTCCCAGAACATGACCGGGCACCACAGCACCAGCAGCACGCCCTTGGCCCACCGCGCGATCCGGGTGTGCACGAGCCAGATCAGCAGCGGCGCGATCCACACCCAGTGGTGGTCCCACGAGATCGGCGACAGCAACAACCCCAGCACCTGCACGACCAGCACGCCGATCAGCACGTCACCCGCGCGCACCGCCGCCCGCAGCGCGAAGCCCGCGAGCACGACCGACACGAGCACCGCCACCACCCACGGCCACGTCATCTCGACGTCGTAGCCCAGCGTCCGCGACAACGCGCCGCGCAACGACTGGTTGTGCGCGGTGGCGATCGGACCGACCCGGTCGGCCGCGCCGAGCAGCTCGAACCAGTAGTGCCTGGCCTGCGCGGGGTCCGCCAGGAAGCCCAGACCGACGCTCACCGCGAACGCCACCACCGACCACACCGCCGCCGCGAACCGGCGCGTGGCCAGGAAGTACAGCCCGGAGATCGCGGGCACCAGCTTCACGCCCGCCGCCAGGCCGATCCCCGTGCCCGCGAGCCGCGCGTCCCGGGCCGTCATCGCGCCCAGCACCACCGCCGCCAGCAGCAGGTTCACCTGCCCGAAGTCGAACGTGTGCACCACCGGTTGCAGCCACAGCAGCACGGCGGTCCACAGCAGCGCCCGACGCCGCCACAGCGCCGCGTCCGCCGTCCAGCCCTCGCCGGCCACCAGGCGCAACGCGACCCGCACCATCCAGTACAGGCACAGCCCCGACAGCAGCCTCAGCACCCACTGGGCGGCGACCCACGGCAGCCACGTCATCGGCAGGAACACCAGCGCGCCGAACGGCGGGTAGGTGAACGGCAGCGGGAAGTCCGGCGGCGAGTTCGGCGAGGTGACGTCGTAGAGGTCGCCGGAGAGCACGTGCGGCGCGAGCGCCCAGTACACGTACAGGTCGATCGTCTCGTTGCCGAACCCGGTGACGATCGTCCAGGTGCGGCCCAGGATCGACACCACCAGCAGCACCGGCGCGGCGACCAGCAGCCACCGCTCCGCGTTCCCCAGCAGGCGCACGACGGACGACGACGGTTCAGGGGACACTGGGCTCGGCCTTCGTCGACGTCGTCGTGCGCGGCGCGCCGGCCGGCCGGCGACCCTCGGCGCGCACCGCCGCCGGCATCACCGCGAGGGTCAGCAGCCCCAGCAGCGGGTAGCACCAGCCCAACGCGGCCAGCGGCCACGGCCGGGGGATCTCCCAGATGCTCGGCTGCTGGTCGATCAGGAACGTGATCAGGTCCGCGCCGGTCACCACGACCCACGCGGCGGCGACGGCTGTCACCGGCCACGTGCGGCGCGCGCCGTAGACGGCCCACAGCACCAGCGGGATCACCCACACCCAGTGGTGGCTCCAGGAGATCGGCGAGAGCAGCAACCCGAACAGCTGCACGGCGACCACCGTGGCCAGCGCGTCACCGGCGCGCACGGCGGCCCGCAGCGCGAACCCGGTCAGCACGGCCGACACGGCGACCGCGAGCAGCCACGGCCACGTCATCCCGACGTCGTGGCCCAACGTCCGGGACAACGCGCCCCGCAGCGACTGGTTGATCGCCGACCCCACCGGCCCGACCCGGTCGGCCGCGCCGAGCAGCTCGAACCAGTAGCGCCACGAGTCCGACGCCGACGCGGCGAACCCGACGGCCACGGTGAACCCGAACCCGACCGCCGTCCACAGCGCGGCCTTGAACCGGCGCGTCACCAGGAAGTACAGCACCGAGATCGCCGGGGTCAGCTTCAGGCCCGCCGCGACACCGACACCGAACCCCGCCACCAGGTGCCGGGTGGCGACCACGGCGGCGAACGTGCCGGCGATCAGCACCAGGTTGATCTGCCCGAAGTCGAGGGTCTTGCGCACCGGCTCGCACCACAGCGCCAGCGCCGTCCACAGCAGCGCCCGGCGCGACCAGGTGCCGTCGAACCGCTCCCCCGACCTGGTCGCGACCAGCGCCAGCGCCGTGCGCACCAGCCACCAGAGGCACACCAGCGACAGGACCTGCCACGCGATCCGCGCGGCCACCCACGGCAGCCAGGACAGCGGCAGGAACACCACGGCCGCGAACGGCGGGTAGGTGAACGGCAGCGGGAAGTCGGCCGTGAACGGCATGTCGATCGTGTAGAGCTGGTCGGTCAGCAGGTTCGGCGCGAGGGTCCAGTAGACCTTGAGGTCGATCATGCCCCAGCCGGTCGGCGCGCCGAGCCGCCAGAAGTACCAGCCCAGCGACAGGCACAACACCAGCGGCGCGAACCTCAGCACCCGCTGTTCGAACCGCTCAACCACCCGTGCTCCCGCGCTGCTTCCCGGACGTGTCCTGCTCGCCCGCCACCTCGTCGCCCTCGACCGGCCGCGGCGCCGGCCCGGCCTCGGGCGGCGCCTGCTCGCCGACCCGCGTCGGCCGGTCGGCGTCGTTCGCCCGCGCCTTCAGCTCCTTGACCAGCGACCACACCGGCCGCCGGGCCAGGAGGGCGCGGCCCACCCACACGCCGATCAGGACGGTGACGGCCAGGTAGGACCACCAGATGACGGGGTTCGCCGAACCATAGTGCCACCGGGCGACGATCGTGCCGTCGGGGAGCGTGACGAGGACCATCCACACCGAGAAGCCGGCCGCGGCGGCGAGCCACCTGTCCTGCCACGCGAACGCGGCGGCGAGCGCCAAGGCCCAGGTGAAGTACCACGGGAGCACGGACGGTGCGAGCACGGACGCGGCCAGCAGGGCGATCGCGGCGCGGCGCACGGCGTCCACGCCGCCCGCCCGCGCGAGCCACCACTGGCGCACCAGCACGGCGGCCAGCACGTACACGCCGGCCGACCGGAAGAAGCCGAGGAAGCCCTCGTAGGTGGCGCCCGGGACGTGCCGCCCGACCGAGTGGTACAGCAGCTCGGCGACGGCGCAGGGCAGCGACATCCACGTCAGCAGCGGCGTCTGGCTCTGCAGCACGTTGATCCAGCCGAGGTCGACCCCGGCGACGATCGTGGACAGCGCGAAGACGGCCGCGAACGCGACACCGCCGACCGCGCAGGCCTGGAGGAACCGCTGCCGAGCCGGGCCGGACAGCCGCGCCACCCACACCCACACCAGGAACGGCACCACCAGGACGGCGGTCGCCTTCACCGCGGTCGCCAGCGCGATCACCGCGATGCCGCGCACGTGCTTGCCGTCCAGCACGAACAGCACGCCGACCGCCATCAGGCCGACCATCAGGATGTCGTTGTGCGCGCCGCCGATGCCGACCGCGAGCACGAACGGGTTCGCCACGGTCAGCCACAGCGCGATCGACGTGCGCCCGCCCAGGTGCCGGGCCAGCCCGGGCATCGCCCACGCGAGCAGCACCAGCCCGCCGAGCACCGCGAGTCGCATGAGGACCGCGCCGATGATCACGTTGTCGCCCGTGATCGCGACCGTGTACTTGGCCAGCATGAGGAACAGCGGCCCGTACGGCGACGGCGTGTCCTGCCACAGCGAGGCGACGTTCCCGCCCAGCGGCAGGGGCAGCGCGGACGCGCCGGTCGTGTACGGGTCGTACCCGCGCAGCAGGACCGCGCCCTGCGCCAGGTAGCTGTAGACGTCGCGGCTGTAGAGCGGCGGCGCGATGATCATGGGTGCGGTCCAGGCGGCGGCGGCCAGCACCACGCCGCGCCCGCCGACCTCGCCCGCGCGCACCATCCGGCCCAGCCGGACCCACGAGTAGACCAGCAGCGCCACGCCGGCGAACACCACGGCGGTGGCGAGGTCGCGGCCGTGGCCGTACCGCACCGCGTTGAGGATCGTGCCGCTCAGCAGCGGGTCGCGCCGCAGCACCGCGCCGGCGCCGATCCCGCCGACCGTGATCAGCAGGCCGCCGAGCGCGCCCAGGCGCAGCACCTTCGGGGGGACCTGCCGGAGGACCGCCGCCCACGTGCCGGCCTGGCGAGCCGGGCCGTCCGTCCGCGCGCTACTTCCGCTCACCTCAGCGGTCACAGCCAGGCCCACCTCATCGGTCTCGTGTTCGGTCCTCGTCCCCGTCGACCGCGTCTGCTGCCGACGACATCACCATCATGGCGGGGATCAAGGACGAATGAGGCCACGATCGGTAATGTTGACACGATCAGCTACCACTGTTGACCAAAAGCCGCCTACTTAGCCGTGTTGTTACCCCGCTTTGTGATGATTCACACGAACGGGCAACCACGATGGCGTGTGTGGTTCGTCACCCGGCCGCGAGTTCGGGGTGCTTCTCGAGGTAGCCGCGCACGAACGGGCACCGCGCGACGACAGCGAGGCCCTTGGCGCGCACGTCCTCCAGCGCGTGCCGGACCAGCGCGCTGCCCAGCCCCTTGCCCTCGACGGCTACCTCGGTGTGGGTGAACGTGACCACGCCGTCGGCCGAGGTGTACTCGGCGAAGCCGCCCAGCTCGCCGTCCAGGCGCACCTCGTAGCGGGACAGCTCGGGGTTGTCGGACACGGACGCTGAGGTCACCGCTGCTCCTCCGGGGTCGGGTCGGGCGAGTGCCACGGTAGTCGCAGCGTGCAAGATTGTCGGATGGACGTGTATCTGCTGATCCTGGGCGACCACCTGCCCAACCCGTACACGGGTCGGGAGGTCACCGAGTGCGACCGGCTGCGGGCCGTGGTGGAGCAGGCCGTCGTGGCGGAGGAGGCCGGGTTCGCCGGTGTGGCGATCGGCGAGCACCACTTCACCAGGTACATCGTGTCGGCGCCGGAGCTGCTGCTGGCGACGATCGCGGAGCGCACGTCGACGTTGCGGCTCTCGACGGGTGTGACGCTGCTCGCGCACCACGACCCGGTGCGGGTGGCGGAGAACCTGGCCACGCTGGACGTGCTGTCGCGGGGTCGGGCGGAGCTGATCGTGGCGCGGGGTGTGTCGCAGCGCACGGACGTGGCGTTCGGGGTGCAGGACGACCTGAGGGCGCGGTTCGACGAGAACCTGCGGCTGCTGCTGCGGCTGCTGGAGGAGCGGCACGTCACCTGGGAGGGCAAGTACCGCAGTCCGCTGGTGGACGTCACGACGAGGCCGCGCCCGGTGCAGCAGCCGCGGCCGTCGGTGTGGATGGGCAGCGGGTCGGCGGTGTCGGCGGACCTGGCGGTGGAACTGGGGTTGCCGCTGATGCTGCCCAGCACGTTGCGGGACCCGAGCACGCACCGGCCGGTGGTGGAGCGCTACCGGGCGGCGATGGGCGGGCGGGGGCGGGTCGCGCTGCCCAGCCACGTGTTCGTCGCGCCGACGGCGGCGGAGGCGCGTGCGGTGTGGCGACCCCACCTGGCCGCGTACGCGCAGTTCGCCGACCCGTGGCGCGGTGACGGTGAGGTGGACGTGGACCTGCTGATGGAGGGCGCGGCGGTGTGCGGCGACCCGGCGGAGGTGACCGCGCGGCTGAACCGGCTGACCGAGCTGCTGTGCCTGGACGCGCAACTGGTGATGGTCGACATAGGGGGTCTGCCGCACCACGCCGTGCTGGACGCGATCCGCCTGTTCGGCCGGGAGGTCCTGCCGAACCTGAACCCCGGCCCGGCCCGGGTCACGGATCCGCCGCGCGCGTGCTGACGTCGCGCGATTCGGCGGTGACGCGGCGCACCCGGTCGGGCACAAGGCGCTGCGGAACGCGCGGGCGTGCGGGTGGCGGTTTCGTACCCGGGATTACCCGATCGGCCTCCCGCACGTCCGCTGCCGGGCGTTTCGGGAGCTCCCGCGGCCTGCCCGCGGGTCACACCACGTCGCGTCGGGCGAACGGGAACCGATATCGCGCCGCATTTCCTGCTCGGTGGTGAGCGGCCACCGCCCGATTCGTGCCGGGCTTTCGGAACAATGGCGGGAGCGGTATTTCCGGCCGTATACGTAGAACTCGCGCGTTCTGGGTACACCGGCGGGGAAGGAGGTCACCATGGTCCAGCCCCAACCGCCCGACCCGCGGCCCGTGCCCGTGCCGGAGCCGGTGCCCCAGCCGCCCCGCGAGCCGTCGCCCGCCACGGAGCCGCCGATCCCTCCGACCCCGGAGCCACCCGCGCCCAACGAACCCGCGCCGAACGAGCAACCGCCCAACCGGTGACGGCGTGACGGACGAGCAGGGCCGCACCCGGAGGGTCGGGGCGTGCGGTTCCGCGCCCCGGGTGCGGCCCTGCTCGCAAAGCCGCGGCGAGAGGTGCGGGCCCGGCCGGAACGTCGCGTGCAGCCGGCCCACCGGTCGCCCGGGTCGTGGAGGGAGCCGTCAAACGGCACGGATTCAGCTCCGCACGACGACCAGCCGCCGGGTGGCGCGGGTCAGGGCGACGTACCGCTCGGCCGGTGACATGCGCTCGGGGTCGACCACCACGACCGTGTCGAACTCCAAGCCCTTGGCCGCCCGCGGCGTCAGGGGGCCGGTCGGGGTGATCACCGCGAACGTGCCCGTGTCCGGGCGGAACGACTCCGGGTCGGCGCCGACGACCTCCAGCGGCGGCTCGCCGTGCCGCACGGACGTCGGCGGCACGGCGGTCGGGTCCACCTCGGCCAGCGCGCC is a window from the Saccharothrix saharensis genome containing:
- a CDS encoding MBL fold metallo-hydrolase: MEWTEPGVFEVAPGVHRIPLPLPNDGLHTVNVYAIEDGDGLVLVDSGWALEAGETALESALGTLGHGFEDVRRFLVTHVHRDHYTMAVALRRRFGTKIALGAGEQPSLAKVIGRRRDGFRDLTGWGAPHLAERWRAVVESIGEAELRDYEEPDEWLHDSELALEKRVLRVLPTPGHTRGHVVFVDVDSSLLFAGDHVLPHITPSIGFEPARPALPLGDYLDSLRLVREFPDLRLLPAHGPVTESSHARVDALLAHHEDRLAATLDAVRAGTGTAFETARGLGWTRRNRPFADLDLFNQVLATGETAAHLDVLVHRGLLTAVADADGVVGYSVS
- a CDS encoding glycosyltransferase 87 family protein — translated: MRLLGNAERWLLVAAPVLLVVSILGRTWTIVTGFGNETIDLYVYWALAPHVLSGDLYDVTSPNSPPDFPLPFTYPPFGALVFLPMTWLPWVAAQWVLRLLSGLCLYWMVRVALRLVAGEGWTADAALWRRRALLWTAVLLWLQPVVHTFDFGQVNLLLAAVVLGAMTARDARLAGTGIGLAAGVKLVPAISGLYFLATRRFAAAVWSVVAFAVSVGLGFLADPAQARHYWFELLGAADRVGPIATAHNQSLRGALSRTLGYDVEMTWPWVVAVLVSVVLAGFALRAAVRAGDVLIGVLVVQVLGLLLSPISWDHHWVWIAPLLIWLVHTRIARWAKGVLLVLWCPVMFWDVIAFQLDRQPTIWTIPRPGWLSAIGWAYPALALLTLLVVPFVVRAAAGREPAGATRTGQAEVTGK
- a CDS encoding mannosyltransferase, with translation MVERFEQRVLRFAPLVLCLSLGWYFWRLGAPTGWGMIDLKVYWTLAPNLLTDQLYTIDMPFTADFPLPFTYPPFAAVVFLPLSWLPWVAARIAWQVLSLVCLWWLVRTALALVATRSGERFDGTWSRRALLWTALALWCEPVRKTLDFGQINLVLIAGTFAAVVATRHLVAGFGVGVAAGLKLTPAISVLYFLVTRRFKAALWTAVGFGFTVAVGFAASASDSWRYWFELLGAADRVGPVGSAINQSLRGALSRTLGHDVGMTWPWLLAVAVSAVLTGFALRAAVRAGDALATVVAVQLFGLLLSPISWSHHWVWVIPLVLWAVYGARRTWPVTAVAAAWVVVTGADLITFLIDQQPSIWEIPRPWPLAALGWCYPLLGLLTLAVMPAAVRAEGRRPAGAPRTTTSTKAEPSVP
- the mptB gene encoding polyprenol phosphomannose-dependent alpha 1,6 mannosyltransferase MptB — encoded protein: MSGSSARTDGPARQAGTWAAVLRQVPPKVLRLGALGGLLITVGGIGAGAVLRRDPLLSGTILNAVRYGHGRDLATAVVFAGVALLVYSWVRLGRMVRAGEVGGRGVVLAAAAWTAPMIIAPPLYSRDVYSYLAQGAVLLRGYDPYTTGASALPLPLGGNVASLWQDTPSPYGPLFLMLAKYTVAITGDNVIIGAVLMRLAVLGGLVLLAWAMPGLARHLGGRTSIALWLTVANPFVLAVGIGGAHNDILMVGLMAVGVLFVLDGKHVRGIAVIALATAVKATAVLVVPFLVWVWVARLSGPARQRFLQACAVGGVAFAAVFALSTIVAGVDLGWINVLQSQTPLLTWMSLPCAVAELLYHSVGRHVPGATYEGFLGFFRSAGVYVLAAVLVRQWWLARAGGVDAVRRAAIALLAASVLAPSVLPWYFTWALALAAAFAWQDRWLAAAAGFSVWMVLVTLPDGTIVARWHYGSANPVIWWSYLAVTVLIGVWVGRALLARRPVWSLVKELKARANDADRPTRVGEQAPPEAGPAPRPVEGDEVAGEQDTSGKQRGSTGG
- a CDS encoding GNAT family N-acetyltransferase — translated: MTSASVSDNPELSRYEVRLDGELGGFAEYTSADGVVTFTHTEVAVEGKGLGSALVRHALEDVRAKGLAVVARCPFVRGYLEKHPELAAG
- a CDS encoding LLM class flavin-dependent oxidoreductase — translated: MDVYLLILGDHLPNPYTGREVTECDRLRAVVEQAVVAEEAGFAGVAIGEHHFTRYIVSAPELLLATIAERTSTLRLSTGVTLLAHHDPVRVAENLATLDVLSRGRAELIVARGVSQRTDVAFGVQDDLRARFDENLRLLLRLLEERHVTWEGKYRSPLVDVTTRPRPVQQPRPSVWMGSGSAVSADLAVELGLPLMLPSTLRDPSTHRPVVERYRAAMGGRGRVALPSHVFVAPTAAEARAVWRPHLAAYAQFADPWRGDGEVDVDLLMEGAAVCGDPAEVTARLNRLTELLCLDAQLVMVDIGGLPHHAVLDAIRLFGREVLPNLNPGPARVTDPPRAC